The Diaphorobacter ruginosibacter genome contains a region encoding:
- the ccmI gene encoding c-type cytochrome biogenesis protein CcmI, with protein sequence MTTMYWLWFGVVAMLLLSLAVLLAPLLKEGTPPILGKDEASLRTLYRGQLAELGQEHIRGNLGNAEHVQAVDELHRRLLQELDRHRMAGSWQRNPWLHRASALVLALLLPVLSLALYKQVGDPRAAAQLAQTAAGAHGESAGEVNGAQIQAMIESLAARLRAEPQNLDGWIMLARSYDTLERFDDAARAYGEALKEAGRRDLEPAVQARLHADRADVLASARGGELEGPAGAAITQALLLDPRQPKALALAGTAAARRGDITVARQHWKLLLAQLEPGSDMALRVQDDLLTLENLGQAPSATSSPDTTATPAAPDLALEGELRFQNGLEASPLPSTAKVYVVVRAENHAPPVAVLRLSATPLPTSFRIGAAQLLDPSFAFTQQTRLTLQARLSRSGEALPEAGDIVSPAIRTSPRASGLRLLLQAP encoded by the coding sequence ATGACCACGATGTACTGGCTCTGGTTTGGCGTCGTCGCCATGCTGCTGCTGAGCCTCGCGGTGCTGCTTGCACCGCTGCTCAAGGAAGGCACGCCGCCGATCCTGGGAAAGGACGAAGCAAGCTTGCGTACCCTGTACCGGGGCCAACTGGCCGAGCTGGGGCAGGAACATATACGTGGCAATCTCGGCAATGCAGAACATGTCCAGGCCGTTGACGAGCTGCACCGCCGCCTGCTACAGGAGCTCGATCGTCATCGCATGGCAGGTTCGTGGCAGCGCAACCCCTGGCTGCATCGCGCCAGTGCCCTTGTGCTTGCGCTGCTGCTGCCCGTCCTCTCGCTCGCACTGTACAAGCAGGTGGGCGACCCACGCGCGGCCGCGCAGCTCGCGCAGACTGCCGCGGGGGCCCATGGAGAGAGCGCCGGCGAGGTCAATGGAGCGCAGATCCAGGCCATGATAGAGAGCCTCGCGGCCCGGCTCCGGGCCGAGCCGCAGAACCTCGATGGATGGATCATGCTGGCGCGTTCGTATGACACCCTCGAGCGCTTTGACGATGCCGCCCGCGCCTATGGCGAGGCACTGAAGGAAGCCGGGCGCCGTGATCTAGAACCCGCGGTGCAAGCACGGCTGCATGCCGACCGGGCCGATGTGTTGGCATCAGCCCGGGGAGGTGAGCTGGAGGGGCCTGCAGGCGCAGCGATTACGCAAGCGCTGCTGCTCGACCCGAGGCAACCCAAGGCCCTGGCACTCGCGGGGACCGCTGCGGCGCGACGAGGCGACATCACGGTCGCGCGGCAGCATTGGAAGCTGCTGCTTGCGCAACTGGAACCCGGCTCCGACATGGCCTTGCGTGTACAGGACGACCTGCTGACCCTCGAGAACCTGGGACAGGCTCCTTCAGCGACATCGAGTCCCGACACCACAGCCACGCCCGCGGCACCCGACCTTGCGTTGGAGGGCGAATTGCGCTTCCAGAATGGCCTGGAGGCATCGCCCCTGCCCTCCACAGCCAAGGTTTACGTGGTGGTGCGCGCAGAGAACCACGCGCCACCCGTGGCCGTGCTGCGGCTATCCGCCACGCCACTGCCAACTTCCTTTCGCATTGGCGCGGCCCAGTTGCTCGATCCCTCGTTCGCATTCACGCAACAGACGCGCCTCACGCTACAGGCTCGCCTGTCGCGCAGCGGCGAGGCTCTGCCCGAGGCGGGCGACATCGTGAGCCCCGCGATCAGGACGAGCCCGCGTGCATCGGGACTTCGCCTGCTGCTGCAGGCACCCTGA
- the ytfE gene encoding iron-sulfur cluster repair protein YtfE, protein MTYLDQSLGQLARRIPGATRVFDQYQLDFCCAGNRTLRTAAGAAGIPPEPIVAELQALQLRAEESSERDWGAATDKELVAHLLGRYHAVHREQLPELIRLARRVEQVHGDRETCPHGLADHLTVMAHELESHMQKEELVLFPLILRQQGALAGMPIELMRQEHEGHGAELRRLAELTNNITAPRDACTTWRALYQGLRAFRDDLMAHIHTENNILFERFAPAQVH, encoded by the coding sequence ATGACTTATCTGGATCAATCCCTCGGCCAACTGGCCCGCCGCATTCCCGGCGCCACTCGGGTGTTCGATCAGTACCAGCTCGATTTCTGTTGCGCGGGCAACCGCACCTTGCGCACGGCAGCAGGTGCTGCAGGCATCCCGCCAGAGCCCATCGTCGCCGAGCTGCAGGCGCTGCAATTGCGCGCAGAGGAAAGCAGCGAGCGCGACTGGGGTGCAGCCACCGACAAGGAACTGGTGGCGCATCTGCTGGGTCGTTACCACGCAGTGCATCGAGAGCAATTGCCTGAGCTCATTCGCCTGGCACGCCGTGTGGAACAGGTGCATGGTGACCGCGAGACCTGCCCGCATGGGTTGGCGGACCATCTCACGGTGATGGCCCATGAACTCGAAAGCCACATGCAGAAGGAAGAGCTTGTGCTGTTCCCCCTGATCCTCCGGCAGCAGGGAGCGCTGGCGGGCATGCCGATCGAGCTGATGCGCCAGGAGCACGAGGGCCACGGCGCCGAACTGCGCCGCCTGGCCGAACTGACGAACAACATCACCGCCCCGCGCGACGCCTGCACCACATGGCGTGCGCTGTACCAGGGGCTGCGGGCCTTCCGCGACGACCTGATGGCGCACATCCATACCGAGAACAACATCCTGTTCGAGCGCTTCGCTCCGGCGCAGGTTCATTGA
- a CDS encoding cytochrome c-type biogenesis protein, translating into MTCSKTRSLLSLLSRLRRLCRLAGPLLLVTAAMLVPAAGVMARPSLDEREASLASQLRCVVCQNQTVAESRAPIAQDMRQQIREQLSKGSTDEQVVAFFEQRYGAFVRYNPPWKPSTWLLWLSPFLIALGGLWVLRRNLPGTPSDTLTSEERKRAQQWLEAGQEDHRS; encoded by the coding sequence ATGACCTGCTCCAAAACGCGCTCCCTTCTGTCCCTCCTTTCCCGTCTGCGACGCCTGTGCCGCCTGGCCGGCCCGCTGTTGCTGGTCACAGCGGCCATGCTGGTGCCCGCCGCAGGCGTGATGGCGCGACCGTCTCTTGACGAGCGCGAGGCCTCCCTGGCCAGCCAACTGCGCTGCGTGGTCTGCCAGAATCAAACTGTTGCGGAGTCGCGCGCCCCCATCGCACAGGACATGCGCCAGCAGATCCGTGAGCAGCTTTCCAAGGGCAGCACGGACGAGCAGGTCGTTGCCTTCTTCGAGCAGCGCTACGGGGCGTTCGTGCGCTACAACCCGCCATGGAAGCCCTCCACGTGGCTGCTGTGGCTTTCTCCTTTCCTGATCGCGCTGGGTGGACTGTGGGTACTGCGCAGGAACCTGCCCGGGACGCCATCGGACACGCTGACATCCGAAGAGCGAAAGCGCGCTCAACAATGGCTGGAAGCCGGCCAGGAGGACCATCGGTCATGA
- a CDS encoding DsbE family thiol:disulfide interchange protein: MMRFAIPLAIFLALAAMLGMGLQRDPRNLPSALLEQPAPEIDRPILGQLDPPGRRLMLKDMQGQIWLLNVWASWCAPCRQELPTLQAMSQRDGVPVYGLNYKDQPEKALALLRVAGNPYVSSAIDIDGRVGLDFGIQGVPETFVIDARGIVRMRHLGPVTPEIWRDKLMPAIKALR; encoded by the coding sequence ATGATGCGCTTTGCCATTCCACTCGCCATCTTCCTGGCACTTGCCGCAATGCTGGGCATGGGCCTGCAGCGAGACCCTCGCAACCTGCCGTCGGCGTTGCTCGAACAGCCTGCTCCGGAAATCGATCGCCCGATCCTGGGTCAGCTGGATCCGCCCGGCCGCCGCCTGATGCTCAAGGACATGCAGGGCCAGATCTGGCTGCTCAACGTCTGGGCCTCGTGGTGTGCGCCCTGTCGCCAGGAACTGCCGACGTTGCAGGCCATGTCGCAGCGCGATGGCGTGCCGGTCTACGGGCTCAACTACAAGGATCAGCCGGAAAAGGCCCTGGCTCTGCTACGCGTCGCCGGCAACCCCTATGTGTCCTCCGCGATAGACATCGACGGCCGCGTGGGGCTCGACTTCGGCATCCAGGGCGTGCCCGAGACCTTCGTCATCGATGCCCGGGGCATCGTGCGCATGCGCCACCTGGGGCCGGTCACTCCCGAGATCTGGCGGGACAAGCTGATGCCCGCCATCAAGGCACTGCGATGA
- a CDS encoding nitric-oxide reductase large subunit, with the protein MGQYRKHWFTLIGLCIVMFSLLGYLGMDIYRSAPPIPAQVSSANGQELFGKEDILDGQTAWQSVGGMQLGSIWGHGAYQAPDWTADWLHRELSAWLDLAAAEQHGKPFADLTEGQRGALRAELQAEYRGNGVDAGGRLVVSERRAKAMEQTAGYYKSLFSDEPAFRKSRESFAMKENTLPSAERREQLTHFFFWTAWAAATERPGSHVTYTNNWPHEPLIGNVPSSENVVWSIISVVVLLAGVGFLICGWSFLRRQDAPETDAPKQDPLTLAALTPSQRALGKYLFLVVALFVFQVMLGGFTAHYTIEGQKFYGIDVSQWFPYALTRTWHIQSALFWIATGFLAVGLFLAPVIHGGKDPRFQKLGVDVLFWALVFVCVGSFVGNYFAIAQKMPREWSFWLGHQGYEYVDLGRLWQILKWVGILLWLVLMLRGVLPALLARNKEDKNLLALLTCSVGAIGLFYGAGLFYGERTSLSVMEYWRWWVVHLWVEGFFEVFATTALAFVFSSLGLVSRSMATSASLASASLFLLGGIPGTFHHLYFAGTTTPVMAVGAAFSALEVVPLIVLGHEAWENWRLRDRAPWMAQLKWPLACFVAVAFWNMLGAGVFGFMINPPISLYYVQGLNTTPVHAHAALFGVYGFLALGFTLMVLHYVRPQFVFNEALMKTAFWGLNGGLVLMIAASLLPVGLIQFHASVSHGLWWARSEEFMQQPMLVTLRWIRTVGDVVFIVGAVAMAWQVVWGLAYGKGRASESRWQPREA; encoded by the coding sequence ATGGGACAGTACAGAAAACACTGGTTCACACTGATCGGCCTGTGCATCGTGATGTTCTCGCTGCTGGGCTATCTCGGCATGGACATCTACCGCAGCGCACCGCCGATTCCCGCGCAGGTGAGCTCCGCAAACGGCCAGGAGCTGTTCGGCAAGGAGGACATCCTGGATGGGCAGACGGCCTGGCAGTCGGTCGGCGGAATGCAATTGGGATCGATCTGGGGCCATGGCGCCTACCAGGCGCCGGACTGGACGGCAGACTGGCTGCATCGCGAACTTTCCGCGTGGCTGGATCTGGCGGCCGCCGAGCAGCATGGCAAGCCTTTTGCCGATCTGACGGAGGGGCAGAGGGGGGCCTTGCGTGCCGAACTGCAGGCCGAGTATCGGGGCAATGGCGTGGACGCAGGCGGCAGGCTGGTGGTGAGCGAGCGCCGCGCGAAGGCCATGGAACAGACTGCGGGCTACTACAAGTCGCTGTTTTCCGACGAACCTGCATTCAGGAAGAGTCGCGAGAGTTTCGCCATGAAGGAGAACACGCTGCCGAGCGCAGAGCGCCGCGAGCAGCTGACGCATTTCTTCTTCTGGACCGCGTGGGCCGCAGCCACCGAGCGACCGGGCAGCCACGTCACTTACACCAACAACTGGCCCCACGAGCCGCTGATCGGCAATGTACCCAGCAGCGAGAACGTGGTCTGGTCGATCATCAGCGTGGTGGTTCTGCTGGCTGGAGTGGGGTTTCTGATCTGTGGCTGGTCGTTCCTGCGGCGGCAGGATGCCCCCGAGACCGACGCTCCAAAGCAGGATCCTCTGACGCTCGCGGCGCTCACGCCTTCGCAGCGTGCGCTTGGCAAGTACCTGTTTCTCGTGGTGGCGCTGTTCGTGTTCCAGGTGATGCTCGGCGGCTTCACGGCGCATTACACGATTGAAGGCCAGAAGTTCTACGGCATCGACGTGTCGCAGTGGTTCCCTTACGCGCTCACGCGCACCTGGCATATCCAGAGCGCGCTGTTCTGGATCGCCACCGGCTTTCTCGCTGTGGGCCTGTTCCTCGCTCCGGTCATCCATGGTGGCAAGGACCCCCGGTTCCAGAAACTGGGTGTCGATGTGCTGTTCTGGGCGCTGGTGTTCGTCTGTGTGGGATCGTTCGTTGGCAACTATTTCGCGATCGCGCAGAAGATGCCTCGCGAGTGGAGCTTCTGGCTGGGCCACCAGGGTTATGAATACGTGGACCTGGGCCGTCTCTGGCAGATTCTCAAATGGGTCGGCATTCTGCTGTGGCTGGTGCTGATGCTGCGTGGCGTGCTGCCCGCGCTGCTGGCTCGCAACAAGGAAGACAAGAATCTGCTGGCCTTGCTGACCTGCTCCGTGGGCGCCATCGGCCTGTTCTATGGTGCCGGCCTGTTCTACGGCGAGCGCACCAGCCTGTCGGTGATGGAGTACTGGCGCTGGTGGGTTGTGCACCTGTGGGTGGAGGGCTTCTTCGAAGTGTTCGCCACCACCGCGCTGGCCTTCGTGTTCAGCAGCCTTGGCCTGGTCTCGCGCAGCATGGCGACTTCGGCCAGCCTGGCGTCGGCATCGCTGTTCCTGCTGGGCGGGATTCCCGGCACGTTCCACCATCTGTACTTTGCCGGAACGACCACGCCCGTCATGGCGGTGGGTGCGGCATTCAGCGCGCTGGAGGTGGTGCCGCTCATCGTGCTGGGACACGAGGCGTGGGAGAACTGGCGGCTGCGCGATCGTGCCCCCTGGATGGCTCAACTGAAGTGGCCGCTTGCATGTTTCGTCGCTGTGGCGTTCTGGAACATGCTGGGTGCTGGCGTCTTCGGCTTCATGATCAATCCGCCGATCTCGCTGTATTACGTGCAGGGCTTGAACACCACGCCAGTGCATGCGCATGCGGCGCTGTTCGGCGTCTATGGCTTCCTGGCGCTGGGCTTCACGCTGATGGTGTTGCACTACGTGCGCCCACAGTTTGTGTTCAACGAAGCGCTCATGAAGACCGCATTCTGGGGGCTGAACGGTGGCCTCGTGCTGATGATCGCCGCCAGCCTGCTGCCGGTGGGGCTGATCCAGTTCCACGCCAGCGTGAGCCATGGCCTGTGGTGGGCGCGCAGCGAAGAGTTCATGCAGCAGCCCATGCTGGTCACACTGCGCTGGATCCGCACCGTCGGCGACGTTGTTTTCATCGTCGGAGCGGTCGCGATGGCATGGCAGGTGGTTTGGGGCCTGGCCTATGGCAAGGGCCGTGCAAGCGAGTCGCGCTGGCAGCCGCGCGAGGCGTGA